CGGAATAGTCCTGCGCGCGGAACGTGAAAGACTCGGTCGTGCCGGCCACGGCCGCCGCGCCGCCCCCAGCCAGCAGCACCGCGGCCAGCACATTCCGCCCTACCCGTTTCACGCGCATCGACAACTCTCCCTGGGGCTCGCCGCGGAAGATCCGCGGGCAGTTCGTCATCTCGCGCGTCCCGCCGGGCCGTGCGGCAGACTCCGACGCGCCGACCGCTGCGCTCCCTGCCTGCGCTTTCACTGTAACGCAACGTGCGTATTGACACTGTTTTGCGTCGCTTTTGACACGTCGCGCACTGCGGCGGTCTTTTTCTTTTCGGGCTTTCAACCTCGGTCAAACAGGCGCGCGACAGCGACGTAGCTTTTCCCCTCCCCGACGTACGCGCCCTCCGCCGTGTCCAAATGGACAAAGCAGCCACAATAAACACAATCACGTCCCTACTGGAGGCGATGAGCATGAAAGTCCTGTCGGCATGCGATGCCAAAAACCATTTCGGCGAGTTCCTCGACGCGGCCAGGAGCGAACCGGTCGTCACGTCTTGCACCGCTCGTGAAGATGCGTATATTGACGCATAATGTCATCTTTATTGATGACGGTGTCCACATGAGAACGACTGTCACGATCGATGATGACCTGTACGAAAAGGCCTTGGAAGTAGCCGACCCGGCGATGGACCGGGCCGATCTCTTTCGCGAGGCGATGAAAACTTTCGTTCGGGTACAAGCCGCCAAGCGTCTTGCTGCGCTGGGTGGCACCGTGCCGGAGATGCAGGATGTGCCGCGACGGCGCGGCGAGTCCTCGCAATGAAAGGCGTCCTGGTCGATACATCGGTATGGGTTGACCACTTCCGACAACGCAATGATGTCTTGGTGGACTTGCTCGATCTGGACCTGGCGCTCACGCATCCAATGGTCCTGGTCGAACTCGCGTGCGGAACACCCCCTGCACCGCGGGCTCGAACACTCGGCGACATAGGACTCCTTCAACAGACGCAACAGGCGAGTTTGCGCGAGGTGATGGACTTCATTGAACGCGAAAAACTGTATGGGCTTGGGTGCGGGCTGGTTGACATGGTTTTGTTGGCGTCAACGCTGATCACACCGGGCGCAGAGTTGTGGACGCTGGACAAGCGCCTGGTCACGCTGTCAGAACGGTTCGGCGTGATGCATCGATCGGTCTTGCAGTAGAAGCGGTCTGTGGGAATTCCGAAACACGCGTTACGCCCCCGCGAACGCGGCCGGACGGCCGAAGTGGAAGCCCTGGTAGAAATCAAAGCCGAGCGCGCGGCAGCGGCGAGCGCGTTCGGTGGTGTCGACTTTCTCGGCCAGGAGCCGCGCCGGGTAGAGCCGCAGGCGGCGCACGAGCCGTTCGAGCGCGTCGGGGTCGAGCTGCAGCACGTCGATCTTGACGATGTCGACGAGCGCGAGCGGGAAGAATGGGAAGAATGGGGTCAGACTCGATTTTCGCCTGATCCCCCGTAATATCGAAAAAGATCGCTGCGGCGGTCTTTTTTTATTGGCTCCGGTCCGGGCCGCGACAGCGGAAAATGTCACCGCCTGCCGATGACCCTCTGGCGCAGCAACTCGACGGCGGAGACGACTATCGCGCGGCGTGAGGGGTACTCACGCGGCTCGTTTTTGCTCCGGCAGCGGTAGTTGGAAGCGGCCTTCGACGATTCCTCGCACCGTCAGGTCCTCGTCAAGTTCGTCCCAACGAAGTGCAGCGCCGTCGAGCCGCAGGGCGACTTTTTCCAGTTGTTCGTCCGTTGCGGTCGAGAGCAGCCGGAAGCGCGCGGACGGAAAACCAATCACGCGGCCGTCGGTGAGTTCCAGAAAAACCATCCTGTTTTCGCTCCACGCATTCAGGGCGCGGGGGGCAGTCTCGACGTTCGAAGAATTCATGCCGCTTCTCCAGAAAGAATTGCTCGCGTTAGGGCTACGGCCTGACGCCCGTTTAAGGTGTAGCCCAACCTGATCTACCCGCGACTTGGCGTGTTTCATGTTCCGCTTCCCGGGACGCCTGCACCGTTGCCAGCGGCAGGAAAAGCGTCAATGGCGAGTCGGGCAGAGCGATGAAGCCATGATGGCGGTAGAAGGCCGCGGCCGCTTCGTCCTTCGCATCGACCATCAAAGCGTAGGCGGCAATCTCGGAACAGGCGGCACGGGCGAGCGCATCGGCCAGCAACGCACCGCCCAGACCTTGCCCCTTGAAAGCCTGATCGACGGCCAAGCGGCCCATGCGAACCGCTGGCACGGTCGGAAAGCGCGGCAGCTTCTTGCCGGCGCTGGCCGGAAGATCGGCCAGCAGCAGGCTTGCCGACGCCAGGGTGTAGTAGCCCGCGATGCGCTGCCCGTCCGCCAGCGCCACGAAGCAGGCGGCCACACTGCGGCGAACGTCCTGGGTGACTTGCTCCCCCAAGTAACGATCGAGCGGGCCTGAACCGCAGTTGAACGCGGAGCGGTCATGCTCGGCATCAAGGGGCGCGACGCGGAACGGCGCGCTGCTCATTCAGCACGCAGAAGCTTGCGGCGACGCGCGAAAGCGCGCTCCAGGGCCGGTGCCGGTTGCGGCGGCGACAGCAGCGCCCGTGCAAAGCACTCCTGATCGGCCAGCGACAGGCGGATGACTTCGGCCTGCTCGATAGCGCGCTGCGCGGCTTCCTGCACGGCAGCGATGACAAAATCAGTCATGGTGCGCCCTTGAAGTTCAGCGGCGCGCTTGAGCATCGAATGCAGATCCGTGCTGATCCGGGCTTCGAGACGGGCTGTGGAAATGGCTGCAGGCATGGTGTTGTCCTCCTGAGGCAAGGATACGGCAGACTGCCGTACATTGCCACGCCCTTCTCGTACGATTTTCAGCTGCCCCTGTTTCATGCTTCCCCAGAGCCGCCGCCTCACGCCCCCGCGAACGCGGCCGGGCGGCCGAAGTGGAAGCCTTGGTAGAAATCGAAGCCGAGCGCGCGGCAGCGGCGGGCGCGCTCGGTGGTGTCGACTTTCTCGGCCAAGAGCCGCGCCGGGTAGAGCCGCAGGCGGCGCACGAGCCGTTCGAGCGCGTCGGGGTCGAGCTGCAGCACGTCGATCTTGACGATGTCGACGAGCCCGAGCAGCGGCTCGTAGGCGGGCGTGATCGCGCAGAAGTCGTCGAGCGCGAGGCGGTAGCCGAGGTGCTTGAGTTCGGCGCAGCGGTGCACGATCGTGTCGTCGACTTCGATCGTTTCGAGCAGTTCGAGGACTACGTCCTCTTTCGGCAGACATTCGACGCCGCGGCCGAGCAGGGTTTCGGCGTCGAGGTTGACGAACGCGGCGCAGCCACCCATGACGCTGTGCACGCCGAGCCGGCCGAAGACGCGAGTGATCACTTGCGCGGTCGCGCGCGCCCCATCGCTGACTTTCGCTTCGCCCGAGCCGTCGTCGCGGAACAGCAGCTCATAGGCAATCACATTGCGCTCCTTGTTCAGGATCGGCTGACGCGCGACGAACACTTCGTTCTGGCTACCCATGATTGCCTCCATTGGCGTGGTTCCGGCGGCGTATCCTGCCTCGACCGCCCTGCCCGGTGCTTTTCCGAGCCATGACTGCATTGTTCTCCACTGCGGCTGAACGGCTCATGAAAGCGGCATTCACTGCGCGTTCACGTTGAAAAAATGGCCAGAGCCGGTTTTTCTTCCTTGCACTATGACGAAAAACGACACGCTGCCACCGTCCGGCGAAGCCGCCCTGTCTTCGAATTGCATAGGGCGAATGCCGTTGTCGGCGTCGATTCCGTATTGCACCAGGCATGGAGCAAACAGCGGTCCCGCTCGGAATCAGGTCCCGCTCGCTCGCGCGGAAGCGCGACGGCTGCACGAGGGGCCCGCGTGACGGGCCGGGCGTGGTGACAAAAGGCACACATCGACGTAGCATGTCCAGATGAAACCATTTCGCTGGAGTTCGGTGAAAAACGAGACGCTCAGAACGGAGCGAGGCATTTCGTTCGAGAGCATCGTTGTCGCAGTGGAATCGGGCGGGCTGCTGGACATACTGGCGCACCCGAATCAGGCGAAATACCCAAGGCAGCACATCCTTGTCGTCGCGTGCGACGACTACGCCTATCTGGTACCGTTTGTCGAAGAGGAAGACTACATCTTTCTCAAGGCCGTGATCCCGAGTCGCAAGGCAGCGAGGGACTATTTGAATCAAGGTGAAGCAGATGCCGAAAACTGACGACTACGAACGCGAAATTCTCGACGCCTACGAGAAAGGCCAGCTCAAGTCCGTTGCCACCAAAGCCGAGCTTGCGAAGTTCAAGGCAGCGGCGCGTGCGACCGCAATCAAGGATCGTCGGGTCAATATCCGTTTGTCCTCCGGCGACCTGAGCGACATTCAAGTCAAGGCACTCGAAGAAGGGATACCGTACCAGACGCTCATCGCAAGTGTTCTCCACAAGTATGTGACGGGTCGATTGACCGAGCGCCCTGCACCGCCCGCCGCGAGCCCAGAGGCGAAGCGCCGCGTCCGGTCACGTGACTGACGGGGAACGGACTACCGAGAATCAGACCCCCGATCCGTTCATCCCTTGCCCCCGGGGTCGAGGCTCCTGAATCGGGGATGTCGTAACAGACGCTCACCGCAAGTGTTCTCCAGAAGTACGTTACTGTCGGTTGACCGTAATGGAGATGCGAGATGGAAAAATCCAAGGCGGAAAAACCCGACGCGGAAAAACCCGCGCCCATTCCCGTTTCACTGATATTGAGCGGTGGCCTGGCGCTCGGCGCCTACCAGGCGGGCGTTCTCGAAGCGTTCGACGAGTCGGGGCTGGTCGAAACGGTGGCGGTCGCGGGTTCGTCGATCGGCGCACTGAACGGCGCCCTGTTCGTCGGCAATCCGGCGGACAGGCGGACTGCGCAACTGCGCGCCTTCTGGGCGCGCATCACGTCGAACGTGCTGCCGGGAAAATGGCTCCAGCCGGGCGGTCTCGCCGACCCGCGCCTGTTCCGTCACGCGAGGAACTGGATCAATACGCTCGGCGCGCACGTTGCGGGCGTGCCGAACCTGTTCCGCCTGCGCACTTTCCTCGACGCCGGGCCGAGCGAAGTCCCGAGTTTCTACGATTCCTCGCGAACGCGGGTGACGCTCGCCGAAATGGTCGACTTCGACCGGCTCAACGACGGGCCGGTGCGCTATTGCGCGGTCGCCACCGACGTCGAAACGAGCGCCGCGGTGCCGTTCGACACGGCGCACGGGGCGCGGATCACGATCGATCACCTGCTCGCGAGCTCGTCGCTGCTGCCGTCGTTTCCGCCGGTGCGCATCGGCACGCGCCTGCTCGCCGACGGCGGCCTGTGCGCGAACGCGCCGCTCGAGCCTTTTCTTGCGTCCGACCGCGTCGGCAAGCTGCCTTCGCTGTGCATCCTCATCGACCTGTTCTCGCCCGAAGCGAAGCCGCCGCGCACGCTCGAAGCGGCGATGGAGCGCGGGACGGACATCAAATTTGCGGCGCAGACACGCCTGAGACTCGAAGCGATCGAGCGCGAACGCCGCCTCGAAGCCGCTTTCGAGCCCACTGAAGCCGACGAGCGCGGAACGGATCTGATCCACCTCTGCTACCGGCCGCTCCCGCACGATGCGGGCTCGGAAAAGCAGTACGACTTCTCGAGCGAGACGCTCGCGGACCGCTGGCAGTACGGGCGGGCCGACGGCCGGCTCGCGCTCGAGCGGATCCGCGCGCTGGCGCAGGAAACAGGTCAGGGAGCGGGGCTGCGCGTTCATCGCATCGGCGCGTGGACGACGCCGTAGCGCGGAACGGCGGCGCCGCGCCGCGGCAGGCGGAGCGTGCCGGGCGGCTACCGCGCGGCTTTCGCGATCGACGCGACGGTCTCGTCGATGAGCCGGCGCGCGATGCTGAAACGATGGGGCAGGCGGGGCAGGCGGTCGATGCCGAACCAGTCGGCGGCTTCGATCTCGCCGGGCTGCGGGACGATCTCGCCGCTGACGTAGTCGGCGACGAAGGCGATCATCAGCGAATGCGGAAAAGGCCACGGCTGGCTGTCGAAATAGCGCAGGTTCGTGATCTCGACGCCGACCTCTTCGCGCACTTCGCGCTGCAGCGTCTCTTCGAGCGTCTCGCCCGGCTCGACGAAACCGGCCAGCGCGCTGTACATGCCTTCCGGGAAATGCGGCGAGCGCGCGAGCAGCAGTTCGGGTCCACGCCGCACCAGCCCCATCACCGCCGGCGACAGCCGCGGATAGCCCGCAAGCCCGCAATCGGGGCATACGCGCGCCCGCTCCGCCTGCTTCAGCGCCGTCGCCGACCCGCAGCGCCCGCAATACCGGTGGGTGTCGTCCCACTCGACGATCTGGATCGCGCGACCGGCGATCGTCAGCACCGTTTCGTCGAGCCGCCCGAAAAGCCTGCGCAAGCCCTGCCACTGGGCGCGTTCGGGCAGCTCGGGGGATGCTTCGACGGCAGCCGTGAAGCAGCCCCGCTCGCCGAGTCGGCCAAGATAGTGGCGGCAACGCCCGGCGGCGACGCCCAATTCTTCCAGCTCGCGGCGGCACGGGACGCGCGCCTCGGCTCCGTCACTGATCACGAGCAGGCTGCCCGCGTTGAACACGAACCACAGGTCGCTGTCGCTCGCCTGCACAGGTTCGGTGATTCCCGGCACAAAAGTGTCCATGCTCATCGGTTGATTCCCGCTGTTCGTCGCTCGGCGATAGTCTCCACGCTTTGCGCGGCGGCTGGAAGTGCCGGGCCATCTCCTTCGGCGCGCTGCGTGCAGGCCTGCGCCGCCGTGGCGTGCCACGGGCACGAACCACGCCCCTGCCGTCAGCAAGAGACCGGCCCGCGGGCAGCAGCGTCATCGCGCCAAGGGCTGCGCGTCGGCCCGCGGCAGCAGCATGCCGAACGTCGTGACGCCATCGGCCGATTCGGCGCTCATCGTTCCGCCGTGCGCCTCGACGATCGCGCGCGTGATCGCGAGCCCGAGCCCCGCCCCTTCGCCATGGCGCTGGCGGTCGGCGCTGGCGCGATGGAAGCGCTCGAAGACTCGCGACAGCTGGTCGGGCGAAATCGTGTCGCCGTGGTTTCGCACGCGCAGCGCGACCTGCGGGCCTTCGTCCGCGATCGTGATCTCGATCGTCCCCCCCGGCTGCGCATGGCGGATCGCGTTCGACAGCAGGTTCGACATCGCGCGGCGCAGCATCAGCGCGTCGCCGCGCACGCGCGCCTCGCCGCGCACATCGATTCTCACGCCGCGCTCCTCCGCGAGCGCTTCGTAGAATTCGGCGAGGGCGCGGGCTTCGGCGGCGAGCTCGACGGATTCGTCAGGATGCGGCAGGCGACCGTTCTCCGCTTTCGCGATGAACAGCATGTCGCCGACCATGCGTGCGATGCGCTCGTATTCCTCGAGGTTCGACGCCAGCACGTCGCGGTATTCATCGGCGCTGCGCGGGCGCGACAGGCACACCGCGGTCTGCGTCATCAGGTTCGATACCGGCGTGCGCAGCTCGTGCGCGATGTCGGCGGAGAAGTCGGAAAGACGCTGGAACGCGGACTCGAGACGGTCGAGCATGCCGTTGAGCGCTTCGACGAGCTCATGCACTTCGGCCGGCGCATCGGCATCGTCGAGTCGCTCGCCGAGCCGCGCGGCCGACAAGGCGCCGGCGGTCGCCGTCACCCGCCGCAACGGCGCCAGGCCGTGATGCGCGGCCCACCAGCCGAGCATCGCCGCAACCACCGCCGCGACCGAGATGCCGAGCCACAGCCCGCGCCGGGTCGCGTCGAGGAAATGCGCGTGGTGCGTGATGTCGAGCCCGACCAGCGCGGTGACGCGGCTCGCGTCGCCCGCCACCGACGGCAGCGCGAACGTCCTTTCCCGGCCGACGTAATCGCGCCCGTCCTTTTCCCAGCTCGCGACGCCCGGCGGCAGGCGCTGCCCGGCGAGCTGCGGCGCAGTGAACATGGCTGGATGGACGGCGTAGATGACGCTGCCTGCGGCGTCGCGCAGCAGCACGCCGACCATGTCATGGCCGACGAACGCGTCATCGAGGCGCCGCCCGAGCGTGTCGCGCGCCGCGGGCGTCGCGGACGTGCGCAGGTGGTTCTCGATCAGCGCGAACTTGCCGAGCAGCTCGTGGTTGTCGAGCTCGACGAAATGCGCTTCGACCGCGCGCCCGAGCACGACGCCGACGACGATCAGCAGGCTCGCCGTCATCGCCGCGAACAGCAGCGCGAGCCGCGCGGTCAGCGACAGCGGGCGCTTCACCGCGGCTGCGGCGCTTCGAGCACGTAGCCCATGCCGCGCACCGTGCGGATCAGTTTCGGCTCGAACGGGTCGTCGACTTTCGCGCGCAGCCGCCGCACCGCGACTTCGATGACGTTGGTGTCGCTGTCGAAGTTCATGTCCCACACCTGCGACGCGATCAGCGAGCGCGGCAGCACTTCGCCCTGGCGGCGCAGCAGCAGTTCGAGCAGCGCGAACTCCTTCGACGTCAGGTCGATCTTCACGCCCCGCGCGTCACCCGCCGGCGCAGCAGATCGAGTTCGAGATCGCCCGCGCTGTAGATCTCCGGCTCCTTCGCCTTGCCGCGGCGCAGCAGCGTGCGCACGCGCGCGAGCAGCTCGGAAAACGCGAACGGCTTGACGAGGTAATCGTCGGCGCCGAGCTCGAGCCCGCGCACGCGGTCCTCGACCTGGTCGCGCGCGGTCAGGAACAGCACCGGCAGGTCGCGCCCGCTGCGCCGCACCGTCTGCAGCACGCCCCAGCCATCGAGCGACGGCAACATCACGTCGAGCACCATCAGATCGTAGTCGCCGTCGAGCGCGAGATGCAGGCCGTCGAGCCCGTCACGCGCGAGATCGACGACAAAGCCCGCTTCAGCCAGCCCCTGGCGCAGGTAATCCCCGGTTTTCGGCTCGTCCTCGACGATCAGGATTTTCATTGCTCGTATCCCCCGCGGCTATCCGCGAGCGCATTCTGCCCCGGCACACGCCGATACGAGCGGAGATTACAAAGATGTAATCGGCGCGTCAGCCTCCTGACTGCGCCGTCGCGCCGGAGCGATG
The window above is part of the Azoarcus sp. PA01 genome. Proteins encoded here:
- a CDS encoding DUF1778 domain-containing protein produces the protein MPAAISTARLEARISTDLHSMLKRAAELQGRTMTDFVIAAVQEAAQRAIEQAEVIRLSLADQECFARALLSPPQPAPALERAFARRRKLLRAE
- the nudC gene encoding NAD(+) diphosphatase; the encoded protein is MSMDTFVPGITEPVQASDSDLWFVFNAGSLLVISDGAEARVPCRRELEELGVAAGRCRHYLGRLGERGCFTAAVEASPELPERAQWQGLRRLFGRLDETVLTIAGRAIQIVEWDDTHRYCGRCGSATALKQAERARVCPDCGLAGYPRLSPAVMGLVRRGPELLLARSPHFPEGMYSALAGFVEPGETLEETLQREVREEVGVEITNLRYFDSQPWPFPHSLMIAFVADYVSGEIVPQPGEIEAADWFGIDRLPRLPHRFSIARRLIDETVASIAKAAR
- a CDS encoding heavy metal sensor histidine kinase, which encodes MKRPLSLTARLALLFAAMTASLLIVVGVVLGRAVEAHFVELDNHELLGKFALIENHLRTSATPAARDTLGRRLDDAFVGHDMVGVLLRDAAGSVIYAVHPAMFTAPQLAGQRLPPGVASWEKDGRDYVGRERTFALPSVAGDASRVTALVGLDITHHAHFLDATRRGLWLGISVAAVVAAMLGWWAAHHGLAPLRRVTATAGALSAARLGERLDDADAPAEVHELVEALNGMLDRLESAFQRLSDFSADIAHELRTPVSNLMTQTAVCLSRPRSADEYRDVLASNLEEYERIARMVGDMLFIAKAENGRLPHPDESVELAAEARALAEFYEALAEERGVRIDVRGEARVRGDALMLRRAMSNLLSNAIRHAQPGGTIEITIADEGPQVALRVRNHGDTISPDQLSRVFERFHRASADRQRHGEGAGLGLAITRAIVEAHGGTMSAESADGVTTFGMLLPRADAQPLAR
- a CDS encoding EAL domain-containing protein, whose amino-acid sequence is MGSQNEVFVARQPILNKERNVIAYELLFRDDGSGEAKVSDGARATAQVITRVFGRLGVHSVMGGCAAFVNLDAETLLGRGVECLPKEDVVLELLETIEVDDTIVHRCAELKHLGYRLALDDFCAITPAYEPLLGLVDIVKIDVLQLDPDALERLVRRLRLYPARLLAEKVDTTERARRCRALGFDFYQGFHFGRPAAFAGA
- a CDS encoding patatin-like phospholipase family protein, coding for MEKSKAEKPDAEKPAPIPVSLILSGGLALGAYQAGVLEAFDESGLVETVAVAGSSIGALNGALFVGNPADRRTAQLRAFWARITSNVLPGKWLQPGGLADPRLFRHARNWINTLGAHVAGVPNLFRLRTFLDAGPSEVPSFYDSSRTRVTLAEMVDFDRLNDGPVRYCAVATDVETSAAVPFDTAHGARITIDHLLASSSLLPSFPPVRIGTRLLADGGLCANAPLEPFLASDRVGKLPSLCILIDLFSPEAKPPRTLEAAMERGTDIKFAAQTRLRLEAIERERRLEAAFEPTEADERGTDLIHLCYRPLPHDAGSEKQYDFSSETLADRWQYGRADGRLALERIRALAQETGQGAGLRVHRIGAWTTP
- a CDS encoding DUF2442 domain-containing protein: MNSSNVETAPRALNAWSENRMVFLELTDGRVIGFPSARFRLLSTATDEQLEKVALRLDGAALRWDELDEDLTVRGIVEGRFQLPLPEQKRAA
- a CDS encoding type II toxin-antitoxin system VapC family toxin; its protein translation is MKGVLVDTSVWVDHFRQRNDVLVDLLDLDLALTHPMVLVELACGTPPAPRARTLGDIGLLQQTQQASLREVMDFIEREKLYGLGCGLVDMVLLASTLITPGAELWTLDKRLVTLSERFGVMHRSVLQ
- a CDS encoding GNAT family N-acetyltransferase, coding for MSSAPFRVAPLDAEHDRSAFNCGSGPLDRYLGEQVTQDVRRSVAACFVALADGQRIAGYYTLASASLLLADLPASAGKKLPRFPTVPAVRMGRLAVDQAFKGQGLGGALLADALARAACSEIAAYALMVDAKDEAAAAFYRHHGFIALPDSPLTLFLPLATVQASREAEHETRQVAGRSGWATP
- a CDS encoding toxin, producing MKNETLRTERGISFESIVVAVESGGLLDILAHPNQAKYPRQHILVVACDDYAYLVPFVEEEDYIFLKAVIPSRKAARDYLNQGEADAEN
- a CDS encoding EAL domain-containing protein, yielding MLQLDPDALERLVRRLRLYPARLLAEKVDTTERARRCRALGFDFYQGFHFGRPAAFAGA
- a CDS encoding type II toxin-antitoxin system VapB family antitoxin, giving the protein MRILTHNVIFIDDGVHMRTTVTIDDDLYEKALEVADPAMDRADLFREAMKTFVRVQAAKRLAALGGTVPEMQDVPRRRGESSQ